One Longimicrobiaceae bacterium DNA window includes the following coding sequences:
- a CDS encoding MFS transporter has protein sequence MQSAISEANAPARGHTAMLVLVTLSLCHLLNDTMQSLLAALYPVFKANYGLTFTQIGLLTFTFQATASLLQPVVGATLDRHPRPRLLSAGMGSTFVGLLLLAWAGHYWLLIAAAALVGLGSAVFHPESSRIARTASGGRHGLAQSIFQVGGNTGTAVGPLLAAYFVLPGGQHSVAWFSLAALTAMALLWWVGEWARDQSTRKAAVAASPVATLRLPRRTVVRAIGVLVVLIFSKYMYLASLTSYFTFYLMETFEASVAQSQISLFIFLGAMAAGTLLGGPIGDRFGRKTVIWFSILGVLPFTLLLPHVSYLWTTVLSVAIGFILASAFPAIIVYAQELVPGRIGAVSGLFFGFAFGMGGIAAALLGVLADWKGIEFVYQVCAFLPALGVVTALLPGEEKRRPS, from the coding sequence ATGCAATCTGCGATAAGCGAGGCGAACGCGCCCGCACGGGGGCACACTGCGATGCTCGTGCTGGTGACGCTGAGCCTCTGTCATCTTCTCAATGACACCATGCAGTCGCTGCTGGCAGCGCTGTATCCGGTGTTCAAAGCAAACTATGGCCTCACCTTTACCCAGATCGGGCTGCTGACCTTCACCTTCCAGGCGACCGCATCGCTGCTTCAGCCGGTGGTCGGGGCGACCCTGGACCGGCACCCGCGCCCGCGCCTGCTCTCGGCCGGCATGGGGTCCACCTTCGTCGGCCTGCTGCTGCTGGCCTGGGCGGGGCACTACTGGCTTCTGATCGCCGCCGCCGCGCTGGTCGGCCTGGGCTCGGCGGTCTTCCATCCTGAATCTTCCCGCATTGCGCGCACGGCCTCCGGCGGCCGCCACGGCCTGGCGCAGTCGATCTTCCAGGTTGGCGGAAACACCGGGACGGCGGTGGGGCCGCTGCTGGCGGCGTACTTCGTCCTGCCGGGAGGACAGCACAGCGTCGCCTGGTTCTCGCTGGCGGCCCTCACAGCGATGGCGCTGCTCTGGTGGGTGGGCGAGTGGGCGCGCGATCAATCGACGCGGAAGGCTGCCGTCGCGGCCTCGCCCGTGGCCACCCTGAGGCTGCCGCGGCGCACGGTCGTGCGTGCGATCGGGGTGCTGGTGGTGCTGATCTTCTCCAAGTACATGTATCTCGCCAGCCTCACCAGCTACTTCACCTTCTACCTGATGGAGACCTTCGAGGCGTCGGTGGCGCAGTCGCAGATCTCCCTGTTCATCTTCCTGGGAGCGATGGCCGCCGGCACCCTGCTCGGAGGGCCGATTGGAGATCGGTTCGGGCGAAAGACGGTGATCTGGTTCTCGATCCTGGGAGTCCTGCCCTTCACCCTGCTCCTCCCGCACGTGAGCTACCTGTGGACGACCGTGCTGAGCGTGGCGATCGGCTTCATCCTGGCTTCCGCCTTCCCGGCGATCATCGTCTATGCTCAGGAGCTGGTACCCGGCCGGATCGGCGCCGTCTCCGGGCTCTTCTTCGGATTCGCCTTCGGCATGGGAGGTATCGCCGCCGCTCTGCTGGGGGTGCTGGCGGACTGGAAGGGGATCGAGTTCGTGTACCAGGTCTGCGCCTTCCTCCCCGCTCTCGGTGTGGTGACGGCCTTGCTGCCCGGCGAGGAGAAGCGCCGCCCTAGTTGA
- a CDS encoding DUF5916 domain-containing protein: MLAAAGSTEAEAQTRPELTAMPAEGIVIDGRLDEEEWQRAPSATEFLQLEPSEGAPASQRTEVRVLYGPGSLYIGATLHDNEPALIERTLGRRDEFNRADWFVVAIDSYHDRRTAYAFGVSAAGVQFDAVKDGGGDGGPGPGGGGGGGQVPDNMDPSWDAIWTSAVELTAEGWVVEMAIPYSMLRFRRASTQRWGVQFSRHLPRAGERSEWPLVRRVERANQVARFADLVGIEGVDPRRNVQLRPYSVARVETQESETDPGERAGTGEVEIGADLKIGLGPNLTLDATINPDFGQVESDPAVLNLTAFETVFDERRPFFVEGSSIYQFSAGPGQLLYTRRIGALSPIIGAAKLSGRTGRGLSFGVLGATTGHDFSPETHFAVGRATQQFRGNSTAGGIFTAYDAPADSGRLRSFSAGADWDLRFLDDQYGIEGFAAATSRMWTANVNEAERGFAAKVWAVKRQGAWQGFLGTEVFSDEFNPNDVGQLRENNAYVLIGSIEHEINDNRPFGPFQRASAELFGVQRFAYTDGLNQGLELDLRSQWMLRTFQSFELSASFESPFGGYDLYETRGLWPWAKPASVRIDAEFTTDERRSWEIEPEVGLTFVEGGGRGYAAGLRGNWRVSDRVSLEGNLEGEWEDDVLAWSSNETFLSDGQGGWLIGVESGEVVTDPDDFVEFDDEGQLAGILEGVEPVEVGRYFVPVFGHRDTRSLDLTLRGGYTFTPDLSFQLYSQLFLAGGRYQRMGILRTRDELAPFDAFPKRDDFAFSSLQSNAVLRWEYRPGSVLYVVWTHGRRLEDEMSPLAPWGPSPFERSIGGQIADTFDIIPQDVLLVKLSYTFLN, translated from the coding sequence ATGCTGGCCGCGGCTGGCTCGACCGAGGCTGAAGCCCAGACTCGGCCCGAGCTGACCGCCATGCCGGCGGAAGGGATCGTGATCGACGGGCGCCTGGACGAGGAGGAATGGCAGCGAGCCCCCTCCGCAACCGAGTTCCTACAGCTCGAACCCTCCGAGGGTGCCCCCGCCTCCCAGCGGACCGAAGTCCGGGTGCTGTACGGCCCGGGGAGTCTGTATATCGGGGCGACACTGCACGACAACGAGCCAGCTCTCATCGAGCGGACGCTCGGGCGCCGGGACGAATTCAACCGCGCCGACTGGTTCGTCGTCGCGATCGATTCCTACCACGATCGGCGAACCGCCTATGCCTTCGGCGTGAGCGCGGCGGGCGTTCAGTTCGATGCCGTAAAGGACGGTGGTGGCGACGGCGGTCCCGGCCCGGGTGGAGGTGGCGGAGGCGGTCAGGTGCCCGACAACATGGATCCTTCTTGGGACGCCATCTGGACCTCGGCGGTCGAGCTGACGGCGGAGGGTTGGGTGGTCGAGATGGCGATCCCCTACAGCATGCTTCGCTTCCGTCGTGCGAGTACACAGCGATGGGGGGTGCAGTTCAGTCGGCACCTCCCGCGCGCCGGCGAACGATCGGAGTGGCCGCTGGTCCGCCGGGTCGAACGGGCGAACCAGGTCGCGCGCTTCGCCGACCTGGTCGGGATCGAGGGGGTGGATCCGCGGCGGAACGTGCAGCTCCGACCTTACTCGGTCGCCCGTGTCGAAACTCAGGAGAGCGAAACCGATCCGGGTGAGAGGGCGGGGACCGGGGAGGTGGAGATCGGCGCCGACCTGAAGATCGGCCTCGGCCCGAACCTCACGCTCGACGCCACGATCAACCCGGACTTCGGCCAGGTAGAATCCGATCCGGCAGTCCTCAACCTCACCGCCTTCGAGACCGTCTTCGACGAGCGGCGGCCGTTCTTCGTGGAGGGGAGCAGCATCTACCAGTTCTCCGCCGGTCCGGGGCAGCTCCTCTATACCCGCCGGATCGGGGCCTTATCCCCCATCATCGGAGCCGCCAAGCTGTCCGGGCGCACGGGCCGGGGGCTGTCCTTCGGCGTACTCGGGGCTACCACGGGGCACGATTTCTCCCCGGAGACCCACTTCGCCGTCGGTCGCGCGACCCAACAGTTCCGCGGCAACTCGACCGCCGGCGGAATCTTCACCGCGTACGACGCGCCGGCCGATTCCGGTCGGTTGCGCAGCTTCAGCGCGGGCGCCGACTGGGACCTCCGCTTTCTGGACGACCAGTACGGTATCGAGGGCTTCGCGGCCGCCACGAGCCGGATGTGGACGGCCAACGTGAACGAGGCAGAGCGCGGCTTCGCGGCCAAGGTCTGGGCCGTCAAGCGTCAGGGAGCCTGGCAGGGATTTTTGGGGACCGAGGTCTTCTCGGACGAGTTCAATCCGAACGACGTGGGCCAGCTCCGGGAGAACAACGCCTACGTCCTGATCGGCAGCATCGAACACGAGATCAACGACAACCGGCCATTTGGACCGTTCCAGCGGGCGAGCGCGGAACTCTTCGGGGTGCAGCGATTCGCTTATACGGACGGGCTGAACCAGGGACTGGAGCTGGACCTCCGCTCCCAATGGATGCTGCGGACCTTTCAGTCCTTCGAGTTGTCGGCCTCGTTCGAGAGTCCCTTCGGCGGCTACGACCTCTACGAGACGCGCGGATTGTGGCCCTGGGCGAAGCCCGCTTCAGTCCGCATCGATGCTGAGTTCACCACCGACGAGCGGCGTAGCTGGGAGATCGAGCCCGAGGTGGGCCTGACCTTCGTCGAGGGGGGCGGGCGCGGCTATGCCGCCGGCCTGCGGGGCAACTGGCGCGTCAGCGATCGCGTCTCGTTGGAGGGGAATCTCGAGGGTGAGTGGGAAGACGATGTGCTGGCGTGGTCCTCCAATGAGACCTTCCTGAGCGACGGCCAGGGCGGGTGGCTCATCGGGGTCGAATCGGGCGAGGTGGTCACCGACCCCGACGACTTCGTCGAGTTCGACGATGAAGGGCAGCTCGCCGGCATTCTCGAGGGAGTGGAGCCGGTCGAGGTGGGGCGCTACTTCGTTCCGGTCTTCGGCCACCGGGACACCCGCTCGCTCGACCTGACGCTGCGGGGTGGGTATACCTTCACCCCCGACCTCTCCTTCCAGCTCTACAGTCAGCTCTTCCTGGCGGGCGGGCGCTATCAGCGCATGGGGATCCTGCGCACGCGAGACGAGCTGGCTCCCTTCGATGCCTTCCCCAAGCGCGACGACTTCGCGTTCAGCAGCCTGCAGTCAAACGCCGTCCTGCGCTGGGAGTACCGGCCTGGCTCCGTCCTCTACGTCGTCTGGACCCACGGCCGTCGCCTCGAGGACGAGATGAGCCCCCTTGCCCCCTGGGGCCCTTCGCCTTTCGAGCGGTCCATCGGCGGCCAGATCGCCGACACCTTCGATATCATCCCGCAGGACGTCCTGCTGGTGAAGCTGAGCTACACCTTCCTCAACTAG
- a CDS encoding HAMP domain-containing sensor histidine kinase: MNPTTFAPPTGPVRAPRTERVVLVFVLLALVTLVAVPILVNRRANALREQIEAAEPARNEVTSLEFNLVREMAALSELMLTADPSAREEYEEALEREDSIYRELENHARALSPEVVERLAEVRLAALLWHSRVTDAEDLLEEYGEPDHPRPRRERRLFGELLILTRQLDEAIVEHTRTVRARIERAERLGMSVTVALGVLAVLTGAAAALLAGRARQFAIESERRRREAEVALEELARGAELRERLLRGITHDVKNPLGAAKGYAELLALGVRAPIQPEQVPLVTGIQRSVDGALRIINDLLDLARVESGRLPIEPKQVDLHWVLKEVLEVQRAQIEAAGHRLTLDSRPGEFIIRTDPTRVQQIVQNLLSNGAKYTPPPGAITVRVERREDTGSGRGAWAAVCVQDTGPGIPPEMRDRIFEEFTRVKDDGRVEGHGLGLAIARRIARLLGGDLRLDSSSNPGACFVLLLPLKALESDRSDAPGVSRPAISRP; the protein is encoded by the coding sequence ATGAATCCGACCACCTTCGCGCCACCCACGGGTCCGGTGCGCGCTCCGCGGACGGAGCGAGTAGTTCTGGTGTTCGTCCTGCTCGCCCTCGTCACCCTCGTGGCCGTGCCGATCCTCGTCAATCGGCGCGCTAATGCGCTGCGCGAGCAGATCGAAGCGGCGGAGCCCGCGCGCAACGAGGTGACCTCGCTCGAGTTCAATCTCGTTCGCGAGATGGCGGCGCTCAGCGAGCTGATGCTCACGGCCGACCCATCCGCGCGTGAGGAGTACGAGGAGGCACTCGAGCGTGAGGATTCGATCTACCGCGAGCTGGAGAACCATGCTCGTGCGCTCAGCCCGGAGGTGGTCGAACGCCTGGCGGAGGTCCGCCTCGCCGCACTGCTGTGGCATTCGCGTGTGACCGACGCTGAAGACCTCCTGGAGGAGTACGGTGAGCCGGACCATCCGCGCCCGCGCCGTGAGAGGCGGCTGTTCGGCGAGCTGCTGATCCTCACCCGCCAGCTGGACGAGGCCATCGTGGAGCACACGCGCACGGTGCGTGCGCGGATCGAGCGGGCAGAGCGGTTGGGGATGTCAGTGACGGTGGCGCTGGGAGTGCTCGCGGTGTTGACGGGAGCCGCCGCCGCCCTCCTGGCCGGACGCGCGCGTCAGTTCGCGATCGAGTCGGAGCGCCGCCGGCGGGAGGCGGAAGTCGCCCTCGAGGAGCTCGCGCGCGGGGCCGAGCTGAGAGAACGCCTGCTCCGCGGCATCACCCACGACGTGAAGAACCCGCTTGGTGCCGCCAAGGGCTACGCGGAGCTCCTGGCGCTAGGCGTGCGAGCACCCATCCAGCCCGAGCAGGTGCCGCTGGTCACCGGCATTCAACGCTCGGTGGACGGGGCCCTGCGCATCATCAACGACCTGCTGGACCTCGCCCGGGTGGAGAGCGGGCGGCTGCCGATCGAGCCGAAGCAGGTAGACCTGCACTGGGTCCTGAAGGAAGTGCTCGAGGTCCAGCGGGCGCAGATCGAAGCCGCCGGCCACAGGCTGACCCTGGACTCGCGGCCGGGTGAGTTCATCATCCGAACCGATCCCACGCGGGTGCAGCAGATTGTCCAGAACCTGCTCTCCAACGGGGCGAAGTACACCCCCCCGCCCGGCGCCATCACCGTGAGGGTAGAGCGGCGCGAGGACACAGGTTCGGGACGAGGCGCTTGGGCGGCGGTGTGCGTGCAGGATACTGGCCCCGGAATTCCTCCGGAGATGCGCGACCGGATCTTCGAGGAGTTCACCCGGGTGAAGGACGACGGCCGGGTGGAGGGACACGGTCTGGGTCTCGCCATCGCCCGGCGTATTGCCCGCCTGCTCGGCGGCGACCTCCGCCTCGACAGTTCATCCAACCCGGGCGCCTGCTTCGTACTGCTCCTGCCTCTGAAGGCGCTCGAGAGCGATCGCTCGGACGCACCCGGCGTCTCTCGCCCGGCAATATCCCGACCCTGA
- a CDS encoding ECF-type sigma factor encodes MPQATLTEWLQRLRAGDEEALGRILPIVYDELRELARAQLRREDAGHTLNATALVHEAYLRLAERRELKPRDRHHFFAIAAQCMRRVLVDHARARKRKKRGSGVVALALDDAAAVWAEEASDDLLALDAALDRLAAVSPRAAQVVELRFFAGLSLQETALSLGTSLKTVQRDWLLARAWLQKEIEATPALPEG; translated from the coding sequence GTGCCACAGGCGACTCTCACGGAGTGGCTCCAGCGATTACGAGCGGGTGATGAGGAGGCGTTGGGTCGCATCCTCCCCATCGTCTACGACGAGCTCCGCGAGCTCGCGCGGGCGCAGCTCCGGCGGGAAGACGCCGGGCACACGCTCAACGCCACGGCCCTGGTCCACGAGGCCTACCTACGGCTGGCGGAGCGCCGCGAGCTGAAGCCCCGCGACCGACACCACTTCTTCGCCATCGCCGCCCAGTGCATGCGGCGCGTGCTGGTCGACCACGCCCGGGCCCGGAAGCGGAAGAAGCGCGGCTCCGGAGTGGTCGCACTGGCCCTCGACGACGCGGCGGCGGTCTGGGCGGAAGAGGCCTCGGACGACCTGCTGGCGCTGGATGCCGCGCTGGACCGCCTGGCGGCCGTGAGCCCTCGGGCGGCGCAGGTGGTGGAGCTGCGCTTCTTCGCCGGTCTCTCCCTCCAGGAAACCGCCCTCTCGCTCGGGACCTCCCTCAAGACGGTGCAACGCGACTGGTTGCTCGCGCGTGCGTGGCTTCAGAAGGAGATCGAAGCCACCCCGGCGCTGCCGGAGGGGTGA
- a CDS encoding serine/threonine-protein kinase has product MDRQSWDRLQSLFFAALQLPPEELTAFLDHRCADDPELRAELEAVLASHERIGGDQPLIQETTANAETTAAEATTGATAGDLTGLRIGPYRLEERIGRGGMGDVYRAQRVDESYRQEVAIKLVRSHLPPEEMAARFRIERQVLARLQHPNVAPLLDGGVTPDGRPYLVMQFVRGLPITDYADAHRLPLADRLHLFMQVCRVVHFAHSNLVVHRDLKPSNILVTEEGEIRLLDFGIAKLLDPEGMGITAPLTEEHLLLTPEHAAPEQILGDPITTATDVYALGILLYELLTGTRPFRASMGPGWHRIVCEQEATRPSEALTTLVSDAWQHDAADVARARRTRVSVLRQQLRGDLDAIVLMALRKEPERRYSSAEQFAEDVRRFLEGRPVLARRDTIGYRARKFLRRNRLVVAAAAVMLAVLVAATGFSTYQARARAVALEEARLERDKAASLASFMLSVFGANEPVVSGGDTITARQLLDRAGERIALELADEPLVRADMEMAIGQAYGALGLFAQAQPHLEAALQRRRENLSAPHEDIAEALDAVGRGIASLGDARAALPHLQEALAMREALFGPNDTTVASTLTALARIEIDLEEFTTAQRRLERAVRIYRSAEGPTGRGLPQALRFLYLTRQWQGDHEGAFPYAAAALQAADSLLSPTDPYRLHVANDYALALEGVGRLDSAEAVHRRLVTEYTALSGPDHVDISYAYHNLGRVLRKQGRTEEALAAFQQALEVRERALGPDHPAVAYILHSYALARGLAGDVDGASQLIDRAVRIAEARLGPTDIATFDALVLQSQLRALQGRSEEAIRILETLVDRGWADLAVIEATPYASISDDPRFQVVSEKVRQKVESEG; this is encoded by the coding sequence ATGGACCGCCAATCGTGGGATCGCCTCCAGTCCCTCTTCTTCGCCGCACTCCAGCTGCCTCCGGAGGAACTGACCGCGTTCCTCGACCACCGCTGCGCCGATGATCCCGAGCTGCGCGCCGAGCTGGAGGCGGTGCTGGCCAGCCATGAACGCATCGGCGGTGATCAGCCGCTCATTCAGGAAACCACCGCGAACGCTGAAACGACGGCCGCTGAAGCGACGACGGGCGCAACTGCAGGGGACCTCACCGGCCTGAGAATCGGCCCCTACCGGCTGGAGGAGCGAATCGGTCGGGGCGGGATGGGCGATGTCTATCGGGCGCAGCGGGTCGACGAGAGTTATCGCCAGGAGGTTGCCATCAAGCTGGTGCGCTCCCACCTCCCTCCCGAGGAGATGGCCGCCCGCTTCCGCATCGAGCGACAGGTGCTGGCCCGGCTGCAGCACCCGAACGTGGCCCCACTGCTGGACGGAGGGGTGACTCCGGACGGGCGGCCTTACCTGGTGATGCAGTTCGTCCGCGGCCTTCCCATCACCGACTACGCGGACGCCCATCGACTCCCCCTGGCCGACCGTCTCCACCTGTTCATGCAGGTCTGCCGTGTGGTGCATTTCGCCCACAGCAACCTGGTCGTGCACCGCGACCTCAAGCCATCGAACATCCTGGTGACGGAAGAGGGGGAGATCCGGCTGCTCGACTTTGGGATCGCCAAGCTGCTCGATCCGGAGGGGATGGGCATCACCGCGCCGCTCACCGAAGAACACCTGCTGCTCACGCCCGAGCACGCCGCCCCGGAGCAGATCCTGGGCGACCCGATCACCACCGCCACGGATGTCTACGCGCTCGGCATCCTACTATACGAATTGCTCACGGGCACCCGACCCTTCCGCGCAAGCATGGGCCCGGGTTGGCACCGCATCGTTTGCGAGCAGGAAGCCACCCGCCCCAGCGAAGCCCTCACCACCCTGGTATCCGACGCATGGCAGCACGACGCGGCAGACGTAGCGCGGGCGCGCCGCACGAGGGTGTCCGTCCTGCGGCAGCAGCTTCGAGGCGACCTGGATGCCATCGTTCTGATGGCGCTGCGCAAGGAGCCGGAGCGCCGCTATTCGTCCGCCGAGCAGTTCGCTGAAGACGTCCGGCGCTTCCTGGAGGGGCGTCCGGTGCTCGCCCGCCGTGACACGATCGGTTACCGAGCCCGCAAGTTCCTGCGGCGCAATCGCCTGGTGGTGGCCGCGGCGGCGGTGATGCTGGCCGTGCTGGTGGCCGCGACCGGCTTCAGCACCTATCAGGCGCGGGCTCGCGCCGTGGCCCTCGAGGAAGCGCGTCTCGAGCGCGACAAGGCGGCCAGCCTCGCGAGCTTCATGTTGAGCGTTTTCGGAGCGAACGAGCCGGTCGTCTCGGGGGGAGACACCATTACCGCGCGGCAGCTCCTGGACCGGGCGGGTGAGCGCATCGCCCTCGAGCTGGCGGATGAGCCGCTGGTGCGTGCGGACATGGAGATGGCGATCGGGCAGGCGTACGGTGCCCTCGGACTCTTCGCCCAGGCCCAGCCCCACCTGGAGGCGGCACTGCAGCGGCGGCGCGAGAACCTTTCGGCCCCACACGAAGACATCGCCGAGGCACTCGATGCGGTGGGGCGCGGCATCGCCTCGCTGGGCGATGCGCGGGCGGCGCTCCCGCACCTGCAGGAGGCCCTGGCGATGCGTGAAGCGCTCTTCGGGCCGAACGACACCACGGTGGCCAGCACGCTCACCGCACTGGCCAGAATCGAGATCGACCTGGAGGAGTTCACCACTGCACAGCGCCGGCTGGAGCGCGCGGTCCGGATCTATCGGTCGGCCGAAGGCCCAACCGGCAGGGGTCTGCCGCAAGCCCTGCGATTCCTCTACCTGACTCGGCAGTGGCAGGGGGATCATGAAGGCGCGTTCCCATACGCAGCCGCTGCGCTGCAGGCTGCGGACAGCTTGTTGAGCCCGACCGACCCCTACCGTCTGCACGTGGCCAACGACTACGCGCTCGCGCTGGAGGGTGTGGGTCGCCTGGATTCGGCCGAGGCAGTGCACCGCCGGCTAGTGACGGAGTACACCGCCCTCTCGGGTCCCGACCACGTGGATATCTCCTACGCGTACCACAACCTGGGGAGGGTCCTGCGGAAGCAGGGGCGGACCGAAGAAGCCCTCGCAGCCTTCCAGCAGGCGCTGGAGGTGCGCGAGCGCGCCCTGGGACCCGATCATCCGGCGGTCGCTTACATCCTCCATAGCTACGCGCTTGCCCGCGGCCTCGCGGGAGACGTGGATGGGGCAAGCCAGCTGATCGACCGGGCGGTGCGCATCGCAGAGGCGCGTCTGGGCCCGACCGACATCGCCACTTTCGACGCCCTCGTCCTACAATCCCAGCTCAGGGCCTTACAGGGGCGCTCTGAGGAGGCGATCCGCATCCTGGAAACGCTGGTCGACCGCGGCTGGGCCGACCTCGCCGTCATCGAGGCGACGCCGTACGCGTCGATCTCCGATGATCCGCGGTTCCAGGTGGTGAGCGAGAAGGTACGACAGAAGGTCGAAAGCGAAGGCTAG